In Mesorhizobium sp. 113-3-3, a genomic segment contains:
- a CDS encoding polyamine ABC transporter substrate-binding protein: MTATSPRRRALKVSSIALGLALALSAPAIAADLVISNWDGYMAPDAMAAFKTATGVSGEVVVHATNEEIMGKLIAAGGKGYDVVFVSSPFAEVLNKLGLTEPMDHAKIPNLANLYPEATKLPHDVGNAFSVPYTWGTTGLCYRSDLVKTAPTSWSDLLAPSDALKGKTTMLATDRWLLAAGQLDKGFSVNETDPAKMAEVKDLLISAKKTLLAYDDTTFYSKLVSGEALMVQAWDGWCNYGIAEKPEIKYVIPKEGSDLWVDTMVVMKASEHKDDAFKFINFMLDAKNHAWAAQNIDYKVPNKPAMESLPADFLAKFPNMAMPVADLVKFEQLRDVGEAQRDYSKIVSEIKAAQ; encoded by the coding sequence ATGACCGCTACCAGCCCGCGGCGCCGTGCGCTCAAGGTCTCTTCAATCGCTCTCGGCCTTGCCCTGGCGCTGTCGGCGCCGGCAATCGCCGCCGACCTCGTCATCTCCAACTGGGACGGCTACATGGCGCCCGACGCCATGGCCGCCTTCAAGACCGCCACCGGCGTCTCCGGCGAAGTGGTGGTGCACGCCACCAATGAGGAGATCATGGGCAAGCTGATTGCTGCCGGCGGCAAGGGCTACGACGTGGTCTTCGTCTCTTCGCCCTTCGCCGAAGTGCTGAACAAGCTCGGCCTGACCGAGCCGATGGACCACGCCAAGATCCCCAACCTCGCCAACCTCTATCCGGAAGCGACCAAGCTGCCGCACGATGTCGGCAACGCTTTCTCCGTGCCCTACACCTGGGGCACGACCGGCCTCTGCTACCGCTCGGACCTGGTCAAGACGGCGCCGACGAGCTGGAGCGACCTGCTCGCGCCTTCCGATGCGCTGAAGGGCAAGACCACCATGCTGGCGACCGATCGCTGGCTGCTGGCCGCCGGCCAGCTCGACAAGGGCTTTTCCGTCAACGAGACCGATCCGGCCAAGATGGCCGAGGTCAAGGACCTGCTGATTTCGGCCAAGAAGACCCTGCTCGCCTATGACGACACCACCTTCTATTCCAAGCTGGTGTCCGGCGAAGCGCTGATGGTGCAGGCCTGGGACGGCTGGTGCAATTACGGCATCGCCGAGAAGCCGGAGATCAAATACGTCATCCCGAAGGAAGGCTCGGACCTCTGGGTCGACACGATGGTGGTGATGAAGGCATCCGAGCACAAGGACGACGCGTTCAAGTTCATCAACTTCATGCTCGACGCCAAGAACCACGCCTGGGCGGCGCAGAACATCGACTACAAGGTGCCGAACAAGCCGGCTATGGAAAGCCTGCCGGCGGATTTCCTGGCCAAATTCCCCAACATGGCGATGCCGGTGGCCGATCTCGTCAAGTTCGAGCAGCTGCGTGACGTCGGCGAAGCCCAGCGCGACTATTCCAAGATCGTCAGCGAGATCAAGGCCGCGCAGTAG
- a CDS encoding GntR family transcriptional regulator encodes MQAAARRPRTNHLDLAQRILDVARQRGFEPGARLPEQQIASLCNVSRTPVRAALSLLAERGVVRWEADTGYHLAVDLAAQPAISAELPSAEEDELAEAILRDRSARRLDQTVTAAGLMRRYSAERKTVLKALNKLTDENLLDRAPGQSWLFRRTPDDPEAQGESYEFRLLLEPAAILTPGFRLDGARAAALRQGMDALSALPDAAFDTREFQRLDMDFHGMIAEGSANRFIADALADHLRLRRLPGIYAGVNVFRLRQSLLEHLNILDHLESRQYEVAADLLRIHLRLSRNQRPQAASRGAPALFGMISRPE; translated from the coding sequence ATGCAAGCCGCAGCCCGACGACCTCGCACCAACCATCTCGACCTGGCGCAGCGCATCCTGGATGTGGCGCGCCAGCGCGGCTTCGAGCCCGGCGCGCGCCTGCCCGAACAGCAGATCGCCTCTTTGTGCAATGTCTCGCGCACGCCGGTGCGGGCCGCACTCAGTCTGCTCGCCGAACGGGGCGTCGTGCGCTGGGAGGCCGATACCGGCTATCATCTGGCCGTCGACCTCGCCGCGCAGCCGGCCATATCGGCCGAGCTTCCCAGCGCGGAGGAGGACGAACTGGCCGAGGCGATCCTGCGCGACCGCTCGGCGCGGCGATTGGATCAGACGGTTACCGCGGCCGGGCTGATGAGGCGGTACAGTGCCGAGCGAAAGACGGTACTAAAAGCGCTTAATAAACTGACCGACGAGAATCTACTGGACCGCGCGCCCGGCCAGTCCTGGCTTTTCCGCCGCACGCCCGACGATCCCGAGGCGCAAGGCGAAAGCTACGAGTTCCGCTTGCTGCTGGAGCCGGCGGCGATCCTGACGCCAGGCTTCCGGCTGGACGGCGCGCGGGCGGCCGCGTTGCGTCAAGGCATGGACGCTTTGTCGGCGCTGCCGGATGCTGCCTTCGACACGCGAGAGTTCCAGCGGCTGGACATGGATTTCCACGGCATGATCGCCGAGGGCTCAGCCAACCGCTTCATCGCCGACGCGCTGGCCGATCATCTCAGGCTGCGCCGGCTGCCGGGCATCTATGCCGGCGTCAACGTCTTCCGGCTGCGGCAATCCTTGCTGGAACATCTGAACATACTCGACCATCTCGAAAGCCGGCAGTATGAGGTGGCTGCCGATCTGCTTCGCATCCACCTGCGGCTCTCCCGCAACCAGCGACCGCAAGCGGCCAGCCGCGGGGCGCCCGCCCTGTTCGGCATGATCAGCCGGCCGGAATGA
- a CDS encoding glycosyltransferase, translated as MTRKASPTIALFPEASFGAALNCVGIAQALRARGARPVFICHAGFSGVFADYGFQEYQLPTDEPLSDSERQSYWQAFVRRHLPHFRLSPIDQLETYVAPTWQAIVDTAVNAEAPLRQLLARLKPDAVVLDNVIMFPAIAAAGCPWVRVVSCAETELPDAEVPPYLSGMAADDPQRAAFEARYLLASAPAHDRFNRFRVDAGLAPLPKGLFLESSPDLNLLLTPAIVRRERAEPLDPQRFVYLEGCVRSEGPFEVPVFPRNKGPLVYVAFGSLGAMDVGLIERMLAVFDRLPARFIVNVGGLRDAYRKVPDNVYLDAWFPQPSVVAKSDLFIHHGGNNSFCEALRFGVPSLIMPYCWDGHDNARRAEETGTGGHIGRDGWTEGVLERAILGLLADDAMRARLRDNAAEMALKPGTDVAAQAILSLIRT; from the coding sequence TTGACGCGCAAAGCCAGCCCGACCATCGCGCTGTTTCCCGAAGCCAGCTTCGGCGCCGCGTTGAATTGCGTCGGCATCGCGCAGGCCTTGCGTGCCAGGGGCGCCCGGCCCGTCTTCATCTGCCATGCCGGCTTCTCCGGCGTCTTTGCCGACTACGGCTTCCAGGAATACCAGCTGCCGACCGACGAGCCGCTCAGCGACAGCGAGCGCCAGAGCTACTGGCAGGCCTTCGTGCGCCGGCACCTGCCGCATTTCCGGCTGAGCCCGATCGACCAGCTCGAAACCTATGTCGCGCCGACCTGGCAGGCGATCGTCGACACGGCGGTCAATGCCGAGGCGCCGCTGCGGCAATTGCTGGCGCGGCTGAAGCCGGACGCGGTGGTGCTCGACAATGTCATCATGTTCCCGGCGATCGCCGCCGCCGGCTGTCCCTGGGTGCGCGTCGTCTCCTGCGCCGAGACGGAACTGCCGGACGCCGAAGTACCGCCCTACCTTTCAGGGATGGCTGCCGACGATCCGCAACGCGCGGCGTTCGAGGCGCGCTATCTCTTGGCCTCGGCGCCGGCGCATGACCGCTTCAACCGATTTCGAGTGGATGCCGGCCTGGCGCCATTGCCCAAGGGCCTGTTCCTGGAAAGCTCGCCAGACCTCAATCTGCTGCTGACGCCGGCGATCGTGCGGCGCGAGCGCGCCGAGCCGCTCGATCCGCAGCGCTTCGTCTATCTCGAAGGCTGCGTGCGTTCGGAAGGGCCGTTCGAGGTGCCGGTGTTTCCGCGCAACAAGGGACCGCTGGTCTATGTCGCCTTCGGCAGCCTCGGCGCCATGGATGTCGGGCTGATCGAGCGCATGCTTGCCGTCTTCGACAGGCTGCCGGCGCGTTTCATCGTCAATGTCGGCGGCCTGCGCGACGCCTATCGCAAGGTGCCGGACAATGTCTATCTCGACGCCTGGTTTCCGCAGCCTTCGGTGGTGGCGAAGTCGGACCTGTTCATCCACCATGGCGGCAACAACAGTTTTTGCGAAGCGCTGCGCTTCGGCGTGCCGTCGCTGATCATGCCCTATTGCTGGGACGGTCACGACAATGCGCGCCGCGCCGAAGAGACCGGCACCGGCGGCCATATCGGCCGTGACGGCTGGACCGAAGGAGTATTGGAGAGAGCCATTCTCGGCCTGCTGGCCGACGACGCCATGCGCGCCCGCCTCAGGGATAATGCAGCTGAGATGGCGCTGAAACCAGGAACGGACGTGGCCGCGCAAGCCATACTCTCTCTGATACGGACTTGA